A window of Ascochyta rabiei chromosome 6, complete sequence genomic DNA:
AGCCTGAGGACCGCTTGCGTGCGGTGGCAAATCGTCTCGCTCGCTCCTCCCGCAAAAAGCGTGTAGTTCCCATAGAACCCATCCTCCTTCAGCGCCTGCGTCTGCTCCTTGTCCAGCAGCGGCAGGATCAAGTGGTCCAGCGGAACGGCATCGCGCATATTACTCTCGAGGATGAAGCCGTACTCGGCAAGCAGGAAGTCGTTTGTATGCGCGCCGTAGCTGACGTACACCTCCTCGCCGGCTTGGTAGGCTCGGTCGGCTGTCACGCTGTAGCCTTTGCTGTCGGCTTCTGGATCGCACCCGACGTCGCTGTGGTTGAAGTAGTCCATGAACGGACACATGGCGTAGCAGTCGTCGCCGGTCAGCTTGTTCTTCCGTTTGGGCAGCCGAGGGTGCGAGTTGGGCAGGTCTGGGTAGTTCCAGTAAAAGGTTCGGGTGTTGACGATGAGCCAGGTGTATGTGAAGAGGTCTTCAGAGATGGTAGGCAGGTGCGGATGTAGGTCGGTCCAGTCTTTGTTGAGTTTTGTGCGTTGGTTTGTGAGAAGGAGTTCTGCGGCGCGCGGGAGCAGGTCCTGCAGCGCCTTGTTGTAGTATATCGGCATGGTGCTTTTGAAGTCTTCCTCAGTGGGCCACACGGCTTGCCAGAGGTCGTACTCTTTGTGTGAGGGGTCCGAATACCATAGTGCTAGAGATGCTGCGAGCCTGCCATGTACAGTGATATTGTCTGGCAGCTTGAGGGCCTTGACAGATGGGAGAGCTACGTGCACGAGTGAAGTGTTCTTCACATGTACTATTCTGTCCCCTTTCTTCGTAGGTCAGTCCGTGAATCCGGATACGTGGGAATGTGCACTGACTTCCAGGTCTCGTGCAGCTACAATGCCCATACCACGATCAACAAATTTGGCGGGCGCGATACCATTGATCGTGACACCATGACCCCTAGCCCACTCAACGAAGCTGGCATGTTCTTCGCCTGGGTCCAATGCTGCCGTCATGTTGTTGCTCATCGCTGTGGTGGATGCACTGTTGGCGTGGGAGGGGTGTGTTTGGTTCACCAGCGCAACTATTGAGATTGCAGTGTACGTCTTAGATGACGTTGTGCAACAGCAATCCCCACGCTAGTCAGATATTTCAATTTTGTTTGTTGATACTCAAGAACTGGAGTCACAAAAATTGTAAAAGACGTGATGTGGCTGAAGTGTGGCGCGCTTATCGATTAGGATAGCTCCAGCGTTGATGTCAGACCATTTCGATCCATCTTCCATCCCTCTTCCTCGTCGCAATCCAAATGGCGAGTAGGGCTCGGTTACTGCGGCCACAGGCCTCTTCGCTACCAAGATGTGTCTTTGCAACTCGTACTTTCGGTGCTGAAGCACGCCACTTCTCCCTCTTCAATCGCCCCAGGCAGAGCTATGAAGAGCATGTACCGTTGACACCGGTGGGGAGACTGGGTCTGGCAATTAGCTCTGGGATAGGGAGTTTCCTAGACCCTAGAAAAGGAGGTATGGACACGGTAATACAATGCATTCGCGTGGCACATACTAACGTTGCTTCAGAGTTGATTGCTACTTTTGGCGAGGCAACAGCGCAGCCATACTTCATATACAAGCTGCGAGATCGCATGCTCATGAACGCCACCGGGCGAAGAATCCTGCGCGAGCGACCCAGATTGACCTCTAAATCCCTCGATATCCCTCGTCTTCGTTCGCTACCGCCCAACACCGTTGGCTACAATTATGCTGCGTGGCTCGATGCTGAGGGGGTCACGCCAGATACACGAGCGCAGGTGCGATACATAGACGATGAGGAGTGCGCATACGTTATGCAGCGATACCGCGAGTGTCATGACTTCTATCACGCGCTTGTTGGACTGCCGGTTTTTCGAGAGGGAGAAGTTGCATTGAAAGCTTTCGAGTTCGCCAACACTGGGCTGCCAATGACCGGTCTCGCTGTCTTCAGCGCACTCACGCTGAAAAAGGGAGAGTGGAGAAGGTTTCTGGACGTCTACGGACCTTGGGCTGCCAGAAATGGAGCACGAAGTGATGACGTGATCAATGTCTACTGggaagaagagctagaaacAGACATCAACGAGTTGAGGACAAGACTTGGGATCGAGAAGCCGCCAGATCTCCGCTCCATGCGTAAGGAAGCCCGCGAAGCGAGGAAGAGAGAGAAGGAGGCTAAAGAGGCTATGGTGAGAGCCGCTGTCTAGCCACCAGTTATGTATATTATGCGCTATCCTGACCGGTAATTTGATAACCATTGCAGCCTCTCACTGACCCCAACGTTGCTAACCGAACATAGAAATACTTTGCAGAGGTAGCCCTTTTGTCCTGCAAGGGGCTTATCTGTGTGGCATGCTTTCCGTGCAACGCCATGACACGGGTTTCGAGATCCCGAGATATGCCTTAGTTCCTCATATGTACTCGCGATACTGAAGGGCGTTGTTGGTGATTGAAAGATAGACAGACCGGCTGTCCAACAATACCACGCAGCAGTAAACAGTGGCGCGCCACGGTCCGACCCGTGCAAGCTTGAGTAACATGTGTAGGATAGACGGTGACACAAGAACCGCGCACATCTCGCATAAATCCTAGTGTGATCGGCCTCGGCATGTTCCTCCACGCCGCAGGACAAACACCTTCTCTTGGAACCTCCTCATTCAATTGTCCGGCTACCTGGGAATGAATGTAGAAGCGGTCATCGAGCAAGTCAATACAAACGTCCATATGCAGCTGTAGACCGAACTGGCCGTACCCACTTTTCGTGTCGCTGGCAACATGTCACAAGCAGCTGCATCTGTCGAAGCCAGCAACCAATCGATATACGTCGAAGTCACTGATTGGCCTGAGCCGATACACACGGTCCGCGTGAGGGATCCCTTGCTGCAGGTACGCCCTCGCACTGGCTCACAGGCGCATGGAAAGCTGACACTGATCGCACAGCCTTGCGTACAGCGTCGTTTCCCACTAAACCTGTGCTCTTATCTACTGGAAGTCTTTCGTTGTCTTCCTTCAAGGTAGGTATTCCCTGACATGAAACGGCCTGCCACATTCACCCGCGTTCGGCACGACCAAGGAGCAAACACCAGCGCTGTAAACAGGCGCGTCTCTCAACAGCTTTGAATGCAGCTCCACGTATAACCCGCGACTGATATTAATTTCTCATATTATGGTCCCACGAAGTCCAGCTTGAGGCATTATGACACACTCTGACAGACGGCCGGAGCTTTTCGCGGCTGCTCTGATACCCTATACCGCAGCAGCAGTTGCGCTAGTATTGCGAAATGTTGCTCGACGAAAGACCAGAGTGACTATGCTATGGGAAGACTACTTAGCTATCGTGGCCTTCGTAAGTACTCGACACTGCTGTTGCCCGCACCGTCCGTGCTTACATGCATACAGGCCATAGGATCTGGATTCACGTTCATCAGCCTCTTCAGTATGATCTTGTTTTATGATTCATAGATGCATGCTAACTCCAGCAGAAACACGATGGGGATTTGGCCTTCCAATGAGAGATATCGACCTCCCTGAGGAACAGATTGTACATCATTACTTCGTAGACCTCTGGGCAGATATGTG
This region includes:
- a CDS encoding Ubiquinone biosynthesis protein; the encoded protein is MASRARLLRPQASSLPRCVFATRTFGAEARHFSLFNRPRQSYEEHVPLTPVGRLGLAISSGIGSFLDPRKGELIATFGEATAQPYFIYKLRDRMLMNATGRRILRERPRLTSKSLDIPRLRSLPPNTVGYNYAAWLDAEGVTPDTRAQVRYIDDEECAYVMQRYRECHDFYHALVGLPVFREGEVALKAFEFANTGLPMTGLAVFSALTLKKGEWRRFLDVYGPWAARNGARSDDVINVYWEEELETDINELRTRLGIEKPPDLRSMRKEAREARKREKEAKEAMVRAAV